One segment of uncultured Tolumonas sp. DNA contains the following:
- the aat gene encoding leucyl/phenylalanyl-tRNA--protein transferase, which yields MTSYLTELDSTLYFPSPEEALEEPNGLLAIGGDLSPSRLLTAYYNGIFPWYNAYQPILWWSPDPRGVLPTDQIHISRTLKKVLHKTSLRFTVNQAFMQVVTECAAPRRYSEDTWITSEFMRSYAILHEMKQAHSIEVWENEQLVGGLYGISIGKLFCGESMFHHRPDASKMALVALCRHLARYEAPLIDCQMQNEYLATMGVQEWPRADFLHQLALLREQSFPDECWQPQVVTL from the coding sequence ATGACGAGTTATCTGACAGAATTGGACTCCACACTCTATTTTCCTTCACCGGAAGAAGCATTAGAGGAACCGAATGGGCTGTTAGCCATTGGTGGTGACCTGTCACCCTCCCGATTATTAACCGCCTATTACAATGGCATATTCCCTTGGTATAACGCATACCAGCCTATTTTGTGGTGGTCGCCTGATCCGCGTGGCGTATTGCCCACCGATCAAATCCATATCAGCCGTACCCTCAAAAAAGTGCTGCATAAAACTTCGCTGCGCTTTACCGTGAATCAGGCCTTTATGCAGGTGGTAACGGAATGTGCAGCACCGCGCCGGTATTCCGAGGACACCTGGATCACCAGTGAATTTATGCGGTCGTATGCAATATTGCATGAGATGAAACAGGCGCATTCCATCGAAGTATGGGAGAACGAGCAACTGGTTGGTGGTTTATATGGCATCAGTATTGGCAAACTGTTTTGTGGTGAATCGATGTTCCATCACCGACCCGATGCGTCCAAAATGGCCTTGGTAGCTTTATGCCGCCATCTCGCCCGTTATGAAGCGCCACTGATCGATTGTCAGATGCAAAATGAATATCTCGCCACCATGGGGGTACAAGAGTGGCCGCGCGCTGATTTTTTACACCAGTTAGCGCTGTTACGTGAACAATCCTTCCCCGATGAATGCTGGCAACCACAGGTAGTAACGTTATGA
- a CDS encoding arginyltransferase: MNSTPLRVGITPAHTCSYLPEQYEQLIVLMDENYRTAEGYESLLQAGFRRSGNDVYRPHCTQCSACNSLRIEASEFKPSRHQRRILNKNRNITWQLSHQDKPVYYALYERYIHQRHADGSMYPPSYSQYKQFLLCNWLEPFFLEFYEGDKLIAVAVTDILPHSLSAMYTFYDPDFEAYSLGTFAILTQLQLTLRMGRTYLYLGYQVDNCRKMNYKSSYLPHERLKNKVWEKYTITGD, encoded by the coding sequence ATGAATTCGACACCGTTGCGGGTTGGGATAACACCAGCACATACCTGCAGCTATCTGCCAGAGCAATATGAACAGCTCATTGTGCTGATGGATGAAAACTATCGTACTGCTGAGGGTTATGAATCGCTGCTGCAAGCGGGCTTCCGCCGTAGCGGGAATGACGTGTATCGCCCGCATTGTACGCAATGCTCGGCCTGTAATTCGTTGCGTATTGAAGCCAGTGAATTTAAGCCTAGCCGTCACCAACGCCGCATATTAAACAAAAATCGGAATATCACCTGGCAGCTGAGCCATCAAGATAAACCGGTTTATTACGCGTTGTATGAGCGCTACATCCACCAGCGGCATGCCGATGGCAGTATGTATCCACCAAGTTACAGTCAGTACAAACAATTTCTGCTCTGCAACTGGCTGGAACCGTTTTTCCTTGAGTTTTATGAAGGCGATAAATTAATTGCGGTAGCAGTGACGGATATTCTGCCGCACAGCTTAAGTGCCATGTATACCTTCTATGATCCTGATTTTGAGGCTTATTCGTTAGGTACCTTTGCCATTTTGACTCAGCTGCAATTAACCTTACGAATGGGAAGGACTTACCTCTATCTTGGCTATCAGGTAGATAACTGTCGGAAGATGAATTACAAATCCAGTTACCTGCCACATGAGCGCTTAAAAAATAAAGTCTGGGAAAAATACACCATTACCGGTGACTGA
- the infA gene encoding translation initiation factor IF-1 encodes MSKEDSIEMQGTILETLPNTMFRVELENGHVVTAHISGKMRKNYIRILTGDKVTVQLTPYDLSKGRIVFRSR; translated from the coding sequence ATGTCTAAAGAAGACAGTATCGAGATGCAAGGGACGATTTTGGAGACCCTGCCTAACACAATGTTCCGTGTTGAACTTGAAAATGGCCATGTGGTAACGGCACATATCTCCGGCAAAATGCGCAAAAACTATATCCGTATTCTGACTGGCGATAAAGTAACTGTACAGCTGACTCCATACGACTTGTCTAAAGGTCGCATCGTATTCCGTTCTCGTTGA